A region from the Corticium candelabrum chromosome 14, ooCorCand1.1, whole genome shotgun sequence genome encodes:
- the LOC134190302 gene encoding uncharacterized protein LOC134190302, with protein MSWFSWRHWVVLLHCIFLEIQTTSSKEICPLLCPPGYQTPYSCTKLDNPTCVECPDGWHKSVDDFTSNVAAYCVENKRCDLPKYLVTTNRINGSVCDCLAGFYPDPYDYLHHSCKRCSCCDDSDSEVEQACQGNPEIGANCRSGTRYVNCAKPTSTTSTNQITSQATTQNSSTDVVTNKISTILDVQPTTHSATSKAAMKHNSQPTAHPAPNVGSGNYNNLVTISVVLLLGVGIIVIIITLICSVYFRLKRRKHWDRHLQQYSVTVMDPEGGQHNVVYELPIELRSQFDSYCQKDTREKFMVQMEDMTELQAPSLDARMDQQEIKEELEGEPSDSSDRRHPGVKGFSERSVRRFRHEQNIHYRSALSDFDMRMVAQAAVREVGPAYGRKMMKGYLQAGGLRVGDKRIGRILRHVARGYHGRRQQLAHRQINPVPYYAQYPGHKMHIDQNEKLVMYGTTHVLAIDGYSGFILGPITMPQFGLWDQIRVDHGREFYLLLYVQEHLSYLRRNQMRAPHVQSMSRELFCFLKQNHPAERIWEEVNQRVNYPIKQALNALVEVDQLNMNDPILRFCLSWITMRVCQVGIERCVLAWNNHFIPRKGIPRDRIQMSMAVRLQAQDIPTVDDAVRSFEGEGGVLNRLSEFGTDRIRCDHVRQARLQAFTLRFSFDNIYSETVNGRWQQLHDSWRYYYHLTTTF; from the exons ATGTCTTGGTTTTCATGGAGACACTGGGTGGTGCTCTTACACTGCATTTTTCTGGAGATTCAAACAACCAGCTCTAAG gaGATATGTCCTCTCCTTTGCCCACCAGGCTATCAGACTCCGTACAGTTGTACTAAACTGGATAATCCAACGTGTGTTGAGTGTCCAGATGGATGGCACAAATCAGTTGATGACTTTACATCCAATGTAGCGGCATACTGTGTGGAAAACAAACGTTGTGATCTACCTAAATATTTGGTTACGACTAATAGAATTAATGGTTCAGTCTGCGATTGTCTGGCGGGATTTTATCCTGATCCATACGATTATCTTCATCATTCATGCAAGCGATGCTCTTGTTGTGATGATTCTGACAGTGAAGTCGAGCAAGCATGTCAAGGAAATCCAGAGATAGGAGCAAACTGCAGATCTGGAACAAGATACGTGAACTGTGCAAAGCCCACGTCTACCACTAGCACTAACCAGATAACCTCTCAAGCTACAACACAGAATTCATCAACTGATGTagtgacaaacaaaatttCAACGATACTTGACGTGCAGCCTACCACACATT CTGCAACAAGCAAAGCTGCAATGAAACATAACTCACAGCCAACTGCACATC CTGCACCAAACGTTGGAAGTGGAAACTATAACAACCTTGTTACTATCtctgttgttttgctgttggGGGTTGGCATCATTGTCATAATCA ttaCATTGATATGCTCCGTATATTTCAGACTGAAACGCAGAAAACACTGGGATAGGCATCTTCAGCAGTATTCGGTAACAGTTATGGACCCTGAAG GTGGTCAGCATAATGTTGTTTATGAATTGCCAATTGAACTTCGTTCTCAGTTTGACAGTTATTGTCAGAAGGATACTCGTGAAAAGTTTATGGTACAGATGGAAGACATGACAGAGTTACAAGCGCCATCACTGGACGCAAGGATGGACCAACAAGAGATAAAAGAAGAACTCGAAGGAGAACCTTCAGACTCATCTGATAG AAGACATCCTGGAGTCAAAGGTTTTTCTGAACGATCCGTTAGACGATTTCGTCATGAGCAAAACATTCATTATCGTTCTGCATTATCTGACTTTGACATGAGGATGGTAGCCCAGGCAGCTGTTAGAGAA GTTGGTCCAGCGTACGGAAGAAAGATGATGAAAGGGTATCTTCAAGCAGGAGGACTTAGAGTTGGTGACAAACGCATTGGACGCATTCTAAGACATGTTGCTCGTGGATATCATGGAAGGAGGCAGCAACTAGCTCATCGGCAAATAAATCCTGTGCCTTACTACGCTCAATATCCTGGACACAAAATGCATATAGATCAAAATGAGAAACTTGTTATGTATGGAACAACACACGTTCTTGCCATAGACGGTTACAGTGGTTTTATTCTTGGTCCAATTACTATGCCA CAGTTTGGGTTATGGGACCAGATTCGCGTTGACCATGGGAGAGAGTTCTATCTTCTTCTGTATGTGCAGGAACACCTAAGTTATCTAAGACGAAATCAAATGAGAGCACCTCATGTGCAGTCTATGTCAAGAGAG CTCTTTTGCTTTCTGAAACAGAATCATCCTGCTGAAAGAATTTGGGAAGAAGTCAATCAAAGAGTGAATTACCCGATAAAACAAGCTCTCAATGCTCTAGTAGAGGTGGACCAGCTGAACATGAATGACCCTATTCTTAGATTTTGTTTGTCCTGGATAACAATGAGAGTGTGTCAAGTCGGAATTGAACGTTGCGTTCTTGCCTGGAATAATCATTTCATTCCAA GAAAGGGTATTCCCAGAGACAGAATTCAGATGTCCATGGCTGTCAGACTTCAAGCACAAGACATCCCAACTGTAGATGATGCTGTTCGATCATTTGAAGGAGAGGGAGGAGTTCTAAATAGACTTTCTGAATTCGGTACGGACCGCATCAGATGCGACCATGTTCGCCAAGCGAGATTACAAGCCTTTACGTTGAGATTTAGTTTTGATAACATTTACTCAGAAACAGTCAACGGCCGTTGGCAGCAACTACATGACTCTTGGCGCTACTATTATCACCTTACAACTACATTCTAA
- the LOC134189814 gene encoding uncharacterized protein LOC134189814, with the protein MKLHGEECHRRKCVRSLGFILAILLRWPTSTDTTNPCHGLSPGLIPHPCHASACLPCEPGFGVEQYCNGLRPTVCKPCMAGVNYSSSSDVYNECESVTRCMFNEIVDSPATTTTDVVCKCKPGYQKIIISGGIRFCEPVVVSIVTPTGRSARTPITVTSLSPRVFSRSTLRPKKTHTTFSRRTSSLQHTSTSSGRLTSASATSDLLEKMSSRPTSRVVTLPSNRSTADVSGQNAGASSAVIAAGVGVGVVVLVTGLVVAVAWRYCRQPFTTDESGQRLGGESDGISDKNEVHYCSVGSSYALTADVDTSCWRLPWRTSGFFWLKDGASLQSSYRMVVQNNSVTFATVEVADAGKYSFINNSNTIQQEIEFLVKEDLEPYYYRDAGSAITLSFVVHGSNSTTWRYQWHRESGVFDSSSVVHSGETTPTLTISRVSGQETYWCVASNPDKGLTLESSRASVIADGSDETPSPRELGREIAQRLKHANEERQQIVCMENLTPQIMEGLAIKMQARDYPMSLRLIAEQVGVDDEKLESCISTNNEPARFILQELRSHHPRYSLANLCFAFLASRRPECARKLYTLVIQDGRSFSLPDWITDDAYPDIRDVGQTFSETTLTSDRVTLISDCVGNRCNHTQSCVRESGQSEGINSKTTRCDARERCESLRPSTPPRCSLADEGNTD; encoded by the exons ATGAAGCTGCACGGAGAAGAATGTCATAGACGGAAATGTGTCCGCTCACTCGGTTTCATCCTGGCCATACTTCTG AGATGGCCAACATCTACCGACACTACCAATCCCTGTCACGGCTTGTCTCCCGGCTTGATACCTCACCCGTGCCACGCATCGGCCTGTCTTCCGTGTGAGCCCGGATTTGGGGTCGAGCAATACTGCAACGGGTTGCGTCCAACCGTCTGCAAGCCGTGCATGGCTGGAGTCAACTATTCCAGCAGTTCGGACGTGTACAATGAATGTGAGAGTGTAACTCGATGTATGTTCAATGAAATTGTCGACAGCCCAGCAACGACTACTACTGACGTTGTCTGCAAATGTAAACCCGGATATCAAAAGATAATTATCAGCGGAGGTATTCGATTTTGCGAGCCCGTGGTTGTTTCTATTGTTACTCCGACGGGGAGATCGGCCCGCACACCAATTACTGTCACATCTTTGTCTCCTCGAGTCTTTTCTCGTTCAACGTTGCGTCCTAAGAAGACTCACACTACTTTTTCTCGGCGGACTTCTTCTTTACAACACACCAGTACTTCGTCTGGAAGGCTGACTTCTGCTTCTGCAACGAGTGACTTGCTTGAAAAGATGTCGTCGAGGCCAACTAGTAGAGTGGTCACCCTACCGAGCAACAGGAGTACTGCAGATGTGTCTGGACAGAATGCTGGTGCATCGAGTGCCGTGATTGCTGCTGGTGTTGGCGTCGGTGTTGTGGTGCTTGTCACTGGGTTGGTTGTGGCTGTGGCTTGGCGCTACTGTCGACAACCTTTTACTACAGATGAAAGTGGGCAGCGTCTTGGCGGAGAGTCCGATGGGATAAGTGACAAAA ATGAGGTACATTATTGTTCTGTTGGCTCTTCGTACGCCCTAACAGCAGACGTAGATACTTCATGTTGGCGTTTGCCGTGGAGAACAAGCGGTTTCTTTTGGCTTAAAGACGGTGCTTCACTGCAGTCGTCCTATCGAATGGTTGTTCAAAATAATTCAGTTACGTTTGCCACAGTAGAGGTTGCTGATGCTGGTAAATACAGCTTTATCAACAATAGCAACACAATCCAGCAAGAGATTGAATTTCTAGTTAAAG AGGATCTAGAGCCGTATTACTACCGAGATGCGGGCTCAGCAATCACACTGAGCTTCGTCGTCCACGGCAGCAACAGCACGACATGGAGATATCAATGGCACCGTGAAAGCGGCGTCTTTGACTCTAGCAGCGTCGTCCACTCGGGAGAAACGACACCGACACTGACAATCTCCAGAGTGTCCGGCCAAGAGACATACTGGTGCGTCGCTAGCAATCCAGACAAAGGTCTGACGCTGGAGTCGTCGAGAGCGTCGGTCATTGCTG ATGGCTCGGATGAGACTCCCAGTCCGCGTGAGCTGGGTCGTGAAATTGCACAAA GATTGAAACACGCCAACGAAGAGCGACAACAAA TTGTGTGTATGGAAAATCTTACGCCGCAAATAATGGAAGGTCTGGCAATAAAGATGCAGGCGAGAGACTATCCCATGAGTTTGAGGTTGATCGCAGAACAAGTCGGCGTAGATGATGAGAAACTGGAGAGTTGCATCAGCACGAACAACGAGCCGGCTCGCTTCATCTTGCAAGAACTACGTAGCCATCATCCTAGATACTCTCTAGCAAATCTGTGCTTTGCATTCTTGGCGAGCCGTCGTCCCGAATGTGCACGCAAACTCTATACGCTCGTGATACAAGATGGACGAAGTTTTTCTCTCCCCGACTGGATTACTGACGACGCCTATCCAGATATCAGAGATGTCGGCCAGACATTTTCAGAGACAACATTGACTTCTGATCGTGTTACATTGATTTCTGATTGTGTTGGCAATCGCTGCAATCATACTCAATCGTGTGTTCGCGAGTCCGGACAATCTGAGGGGATCAACTCAAAAACGACGCGTTGCGATGCTCGTGAGCGTTGTGAAAGTTTACGCCCGTCGACTCCACCCCGGTGCAGTTTGGCAGACGAAGGTAATACGGATTGA